From the genome of Hymenobacter cellulosilyticus, one region includes:
- a CDS encoding type 2 lanthipeptide synthetase LanM family protein — METLRHPGILEKRLKGIGLSQDEFTAIISQPTEESQAVNEAIATVLAELHSADWQQPTDRLSHFFRQEYPVAAFFDVVEPILFWQQQLLLQELAQRHPAHAEVCRTSVLQCKRGLGAILFEIINRTLVLDLNVSRELGLLQGATPAERFAFYLKSLSNPDKIGSLYEEYPALFKVLYVTLKNWRHNSADLISRFIADKAEIEKEFGITADTIIKVQLGAGDAHNGGKSVSIITFKSGSKVVYKPRSLDTDEKFHDIIRWINTQQLGFTLKTVRIIGRPEYGWVEHIDQLPCRSEAEVASFHEKLGALLALLHLTNATDFHYENLIAHGSDPTLIDLETLVTPNMKPLDSIEGILEDSVLKIAILPTWRYDTQARKRVDLSGISVAQDQKSLTLRPAWNAFETDEMRIEPQEMPLGRGKNNPTLNGQKVKVSDYLPQLEAGFRAVYSLTERNKALFMGPNGFVDAFNHTAVRVLLRNTSTYGDLLYASYHPDYLIHSLDRDRLFDRLWHQTESDRLPAALIQLEHEALTRQDVPLFTTYPASRDLWLDHAHCFPNFYAASGADCCKEKIARMSNTDLERQCWLIRSTIASALPNQINFSTLRYLEDGMLPVTPALLLQEARMIGDRLSELAIHSSEGTVSWLGFSMKGEVYEIWPVGVDLYSGLPGIILFLTHLSKLTGEAKYGELAEKTLGCFNGFVDNILAQKRPLTNSIGVFDGVGGWIYFYSQLAALSGDTALAERAHHLGDLAAAAIEGSTNFDIINGFAGLILAYLGLHQTTGSASALRHATRCGEMLLQQAKPMPHGVGWLSYSAQPLTGFGHGTSGVALALAKLHHATADARFQTLLQEALTYERSQFLPGKGNWADLRNLNVEAGNSNNEMVNMTAWCAGATGVGLSRLAMRPFYQDEQLAQEAKIALDTTLRYGMGWNHSLCHGDFGSLEYLLQYQQAHPEAQLDATLTQLLGAVRYSFQQHGPISGVALGIENPGLMTGLAGIGYQLLRLARPEQVPAVLLLESL; from the coding sequence TTGGAGACGTTGCGACACCCCGGCATTTTAGAAAAACGGCTCAAGGGCATCGGGCTAAGCCAGGATGAGTTTACTGCTATTATTAGCCAACCAACTGAGGAGAGCCAAGCTGTAAATGAGGCTATTGCTACGGTACTGGCCGAGCTCCACTCTGCCGATTGGCAACAACCCACGGACCGACTGTCCCATTTTTTCCGGCAGGAATATCCGGTGGCCGCCTTCTTCGATGTGGTCGAGCCTATCCTGTTCTGGCAGCAACAGTTGCTGCTACAGGAGCTGGCCCAGCGCCACCCGGCCCACGCTGAGGTGTGCCGCACGAGCGTTCTGCAATGTAAGCGGGGCCTGGGCGCCATCCTGTTTGAAATCATCAACCGCACGTTGGTGCTAGACTTGAATGTGTCGCGGGAACTGGGTTTGCTACAAGGTGCAACCCCGGCCGAGCGTTTCGCCTTTTATTTAAAATCGTTAAGCAACCCCGACAAAATCGGAAGCTTATACGAAGAATATCCGGCCCTTTTCAAAGTACTCTATGTCACTCTAAAAAACTGGCGTCATAATAGCGCCGATTTAATTAGCCGCTTTATTGCTGATAAAGCTGAAATCGAAAAAGAATTTGGCATTACAGCCGATACAATTATAAAGGTGCAGTTAGGCGCCGGCGATGCGCACAATGGAGGGAAGTCGGTATCTATTATTACGTTTAAATCGGGTAGCAAAGTCGTCTACAAGCCCCGCTCCCTCGATACGGACGAAAAATTCCACGACATCATTCGCTGGATAAACACCCAGCAGTTGGGCTTCACACTCAAAACGGTCCGGATTATTGGCCGGCCCGAGTACGGCTGGGTTGAGCACATCGACCAGCTGCCCTGTCGGAGTGAAGCCGAAGTAGCCAGCTTCCATGAGAAGCTGGGGGCCTTACTGGCCCTGCTGCACCTTACCAATGCCACCGACTTTCATTACGAAAACCTAATTGCGCACGGCTCCGACCCAACGCTGATTGACCTGGAAACCCTGGTAACGCCCAACATGAAACCTCTTGATTCCATTGAGGGAATTTTGGAGGATTCCGTGTTGAAGATTGCCATCCTACCCACGTGGCGCTACGACACCCAGGCCCGTAAGCGGGTCGACTTGAGCGGCATCAGCGTGGCCCAGGATCAGAAGAGCCTGACGCTACGGCCGGCCTGGAATGCCTTCGAAACCGACGAGATGCGCATTGAGCCCCAGGAAATGCCGCTGGGCCGGGGCAAAAATAACCCGACTCTGAACGGCCAAAAGGTGAAGGTATCCGACTACCTCCCGCAGCTGGAAGCCGGCTTCCGGGCCGTTTATTCGCTTACTGAGCGCAACAAAGCCTTGTTTATGGGCCCGAATGGCTTTGTAGATGCGTTCAACCATACGGCGGTGCGCGTGCTGCTCCGCAATACCAGCACCTACGGCGACCTGCTATACGCCAGCTACCACCCCGACTATCTGATTCATTCCCTGGACCGCGACCGGCTGTTTGACCGACTGTGGCACCAAACCGAGTCTGACCGCTTGCCCGCGGCCTTGATTCAGCTGGAGCACGAGGCCCTGACCCGGCAGGACGTACCGCTGTTTACGACCTATCCGGCCTCCCGGGATTTGTGGCTGGACCATGCCCACTGCTTTCCCAACTTTTACGCCGCCTCGGGCGCCGATTGCTGCAAGGAGAAAATAGCCCGCATGAGCAACACGGACTTGGAACGGCAGTGCTGGCTGATCCGCTCCACTATTGCCTCGGCCCTGCCCAACCAAATCAACTTCTCCACCCTGCGCTACCTGGAAGACGGGATGCTGCCGGTAACGCCGGCGCTGCTGCTGCAAGAGGCCCGAATGATTGGGGACCGGCTGAGCGAGCTGGCTATTCATTCGAGCGAGGGCACGGTGAGCTGGCTGGGCTTTTCCATGAAGGGCGAGGTGTACGAAATATGGCCCGTGGGCGTAGACCTCTACAGTGGCCTGCCGGGTATTATCCTGTTCTTGACTCACTTGAGCAAACTCACTGGCGAGGCCAAGTACGGCGAGCTGGCCGAGAAAACGCTGGGCTGTTTCAACGGCTTCGTGGATAATATCCTGGCCCAGAAACGACCTTTGACCAACAGTATCGGGGTATTCGACGGGGTTGGGGGCTGGATCTACTTCTACTCGCAGCTAGCAGCTCTTTCCGGCGACACGGCTTTGGCCGAACGGGCCCACCACCTCGGGGACCTAGCCGCCGCCGCCATTGAGGGCAGCACGAACTTCGACATTATCAACGGTTTCGCCGGGCTGATTCTTGCCTACCTGGGCTTGCACCAAACTACGGGCTCGGCCTCGGCACTACGCCACGCTACCCGCTGCGGGGAAATGCTGCTGCAGCAAGCCAAGCCGATGCCCCACGGCGTTGGGTGGCTTTCGTACAGTGCTCAGCCCCTCACTGGCTTTGGCCACGGCACCAGCGGGGTAGCCCTGGCCCTGGCCAAGCTGCACCACGCCACGGCTGATGCCCGCTTCCAAACGCTGCTGCAAGAAGCCCTGACCTATGAGCGCAGCCAATTTTTGCCCGGTAAAGGCAACTGGGCCGATTTGCGCAACCTCAACGTGGAGGCCGGCAACAGCAACAACGAAATGGTAAACATGACGGCTTGGTGCGCCGGGGCCACCGGGGTGGGCCTGAGCCGCCTTGCCATGCGGCCGTTTTACCAGGATGAGCAGCTGGCCCAGGAAGCTAAAATTGCCCTGGACACCACGCTGCGCTACGGCATGGGCTGGAACCACTCCTTGTGCCACGGCGACTTTGGCAGCCTGGAATACCTGCTGCAGTACCAGCAGGCCCATCCCGAAGCCCAGCTGGATGCTACCCTGACGCAATTGTTAGGTGCCGTGCGCTACAGCTTCCAACAACACGGCCCGATTTCGGGCGTGGCCCTGGGCATCGAAAACCCGGGCCTGATGACTGGCCTGGCCGGCATTGGCTACCAGCTGCTGCGCCTGGCCCGGCCCGAGCAAGTACCCGCCGTGCTGCTGCTGGAGTCCTTATAA
- a CDS encoding peptidase domain-containing ABC transporter has translation MKKFPFYRQQDEMDCGPTCLRMVAKHYGRDYSRQYLRQHSFLNRSGASLLGLSEAAEGIGLRSLGVKLTVEQLTTETQLPCILHWDQQHFVVLHKVARGQYHIADPGLGPITCTRAELEQHWQGRANVGIALLLEPTPAFHERDEEAGDAALSGWALLRTYLRVHRPLLVQLFIGLLIGSIIQLALPFLTQAIVDTGIRTRNLNFIYLILIAQITLFAGRTGVELLRRWILLHLSTRINVALVSDFLTKLLKLPVAFFEAKRIGDHLQRIRDHDRVESFLSTSSLNVVFSLFNLVLFGAVLGYYDLTILLIFLGGSALYALYITFFLKRRKKLDQLRFHQLAQNQSTLIQLLHGMTEIKLNGCEVRRRWDWEAIQAKLFRLNVRTTALNQYQQVGSAFINELKNIIITFVAAQAVINGDMTLGMMLSVQFIIGQLNAPVNDFIGFVQEMQDANTSLERISEIHSLANEEDAQTAVPARRQQDIYLQHLNFRYDGPGSPLVLDDLSLFIPKGKVTAIVGSSGSGKTTLLKLLLKFYPLTGGHVLVGSTPLDQLSSKEWRRKCGVVMQDGFLFSDTIANNIAVSDEEVDPHKLSHAVQVANIEEFIQSLPLGFHTKIGSDGIGLSQGQKQRLLIARAVYKDPDYLFFDEATSALDSTNEKVIMQNLNEFFEDRTVVVIAHRLSTVKNADQIVMLHRGKIVEVGTHAELTRSQGAYYSLVRNQLELA, from the coding sequence ATGAAAAAATTTCCTTTCTATCGGCAGCAGGACGAAATGGACTGCGGGCCTACCTGCCTACGGATGGTGGCCAAGCACTATGGCCGCGACTATTCCCGGCAGTATCTGCGGCAGCATAGTTTCCTAAACCGTTCGGGGGCCTCTTTGCTGGGGCTGAGCGAAGCGGCGGAAGGCATCGGGCTGCGCAGTCTGGGCGTGAAGCTGACGGTGGAGCAGCTGACCACCGAAACCCAGCTTCCCTGCATCCTGCACTGGGACCAGCAGCACTTCGTAGTCTTGCACAAAGTTGCCCGTGGTCAGTATCACATTGCCGACCCGGGCCTGGGCCCCATTACCTGTACCCGCGCCGAGCTGGAGCAGCATTGGCAGGGCAGGGCGAATGTGGGCATTGCCCTGTTGCTGGAACCCACGCCCGCCTTTCACGAGCGCGACGAGGAAGCCGGCGACGCAGCCCTGAGTGGCTGGGCCCTGCTGCGCACCTACCTGCGGGTGCACCGGCCCCTGCTGGTGCAGCTCTTCATTGGCCTGCTCATTGGCAGCATTATCCAGCTGGCACTGCCCTTTCTAACCCAGGCCATTGTGGACACCGGCATCCGGACCCGGAACCTGAATTTCATTTACCTGATTCTCATTGCCCAGATTACGCTGTTTGCCGGCCGCACCGGCGTAGAACTGCTGCGCCGCTGGATCTTGCTGCACCTGAGCACCCGCATCAACGTGGCGCTGGTGTCCGACTTCCTGACCAAGCTGCTTAAGCTGCCGGTGGCCTTTTTTGAAGCCAAGCGCATCGGCGACCATCTGCAGCGCATCCGGGACCACGACCGGGTGGAAAGCTTCCTGAGCACGTCGTCCCTGAACGTGGTGTTTTCGCTGTTCAACCTGGTGCTTTTTGGAGCGGTGCTGGGCTATTACGACTTGACTATTCTGCTCATCTTTTTGGGCGGCAGCGCGCTCTATGCCTTGTATATCACGTTTTTCCTGAAGCGGCGCAAAAAGCTGGACCAACTCCGCTTTCACCAGCTGGCGCAAAACCAGAGCACCCTGATTCAGCTGCTGCACGGCATGACGGAAATCAAGCTCAACGGCTGCGAAGTCCGGCGCCGCTGGGACTGGGAAGCCATTCAGGCCAAGCTCTTTCGCCTGAACGTGCGCACCACGGCCCTGAACCAATACCAGCAGGTAGGCAGCGCCTTTATCAACGAGCTCAAAAACATCATCATCACCTTCGTAGCCGCTCAGGCCGTCATCAATGGCGACATGACGCTGGGCATGATGCTGTCGGTGCAGTTTATCATTGGGCAGCTCAATGCGCCGGTGAATGATTTTATCGGCTTCGTTCAGGAAATGCAGGACGCCAACACGAGCCTGGAGCGCATCAGCGAAATTCATTCCCTGGCCAATGAAGAAGACGCGCAGACGGCCGTGCCCGCCCGCCGCCAGCAGGATATCTACCTGCAGCACCTCAACTTCCGCTACGACGGTCCGGGCTCCCCTCTGGTCCTCGACGACCTGTCGCTGTTCATTCCCAAAGGTAAAGTAACGGCCATTGTGGGCTCTAGCGGCAGCGGCAAAACCACGCTGCTCAAACTCCTGCTCAAGTTTTACCCGCTCACCGGCGGGCACGTGCTGGTGGGCAGCACCCCGCTCGACCAACTCAGCTCGAAGGAATGGCGGCGCAAATGCGGCGTGGTGATGCAGGATGGCTTCCTCTTTTCCGACACCATTGCCAACAACATTGCCGTGTCGGACGAGGAAGTTGATCCGCACAAGCTGAGCCATGCAGTGCAGGTGGCCAACATTGAGGAGTTTATTCAGTCCTTGCCGCTGGGCTTCCACACCAAAATCGGGAGTGACGGAATTGGCTTGAGTCAGGGGCAGAAGCAGCGTTTGCTCATTGCCCGGGCCGTGTATAAAGACCCCGACTACTTGTTTTTCGACGAGGCTACCTCCGCCCTGGACTCGACCAACGAGAAGGTAATTATGCAAAACCTGAACGAGTTCTTCGAGGACCGGACCGTGGTGGTTATTGCCCACCGGCTGAGCACCGTGAAAAATGCCGACCAGATTGTGATGCTGCACCGCGGCAAAATTGTGGAAGTGGGCACCCATGCCGAGCTAACCCGCTCCCAGGGCGCCTATTATTCCCTGGTGCGCAACCAGCTGGAGCTGGCGTAA
- a CDS encoding HlyD family efflux transporter periplasmic adaptor subunit has product MPTQFTDRSDGIQEIIGTSPSWLLRAGAGYLFGLLLLVLVLSGAVRYPDVLPASIVVTSEVAPFTAVTRVNGPLQLLVREGQRVQPNQPLGYVESAASYGQVQALKKRLAEAPATAGIWTRFDQFKQLGELQSAYETFRKATADYQHFEQLDEYSQQVRSLSYEVAAYEALNRNLAGQKELQTQELALASKRYAIDDRLLTSKVIAETDLEASRRTLLQQKKSVASSQANIIANTITASELRRRMGELRLQRDERQQQLLLTQEQTARSLRNAIAQWEADHVLLTKQAGTVTLLKEWVVGQFVPAATPVLSVLIRSTAMTGRLRLPVQGSGKVKAGQRVNIMLDNYPAEQYGMLEGLVARVAPLPHGNSYDVIVKLPSQLVTTYRKPIAFKQQLQGRPKSLPRIYLYYSAYSINSGAVAVSRKAVLLYLHQGQKLCVFRS; this is encoded by the coding sequence ATGCCTACTCAGTTCACCGACCGGAGCGACGGTATTCAGGAAATTATTGGCACTTCCCCGTCCTGGCTGCTCCGGGCCGGGGCCGGCTATTTATTCGGGCTGCTGCTACTGGTGCTCGTGCTCAGCGGCGCGGTGCGCTACCCCGACGTGCTGCCCGCTTCCATTGTGGTAACCAGCGAGGTAGCTCCCTTCACGGCCGTTACCCGCGTCAATGGGCCGCTGCAGCTCCTCGTGCGGGAAGGCCAGCGAGTACAGCCCAACCAGCCCCTGGGCTACGTCGAAAGTGCGGCTTCGTATGGGCAAGTACAAGCGCTGAAAAAGCGCCTAGCCGAAGCTCCCGCCACGGCCGGCATCTGGACCCGATTCGACCAGTTTAAGCAGCTGGGCGAGCTGCAATCCGCCTACGAGACTTTCCGCAAGGCCACGGCCGACTATCAGCACTTCGAGCAGCTGGATGAGTACAGTCAGCAGGTACGGTCCCTGAGCTACGAAGTGGCGGCCTACGAAGCCCTTAACCGTAACCTGGCCGGCCAGAAGGAGCTCCAAACCCAGGAGCTAGCTCTGGCCAGCAAACGGTATGCAATTGACGACCGTCTACTTACCAGCAAAGTAATTGCAGAAACTGACCTGGAAGCCTCCCGGCGAACCCTGCTTCAGCAGAAGAAAAGCGTGGCCAGCTCCCAGGCCAATATTATTGCCAATACCATTACCGCCTCTGAGCTGCGCCGCCGCATGGGAGAGTTGCGGCTGCAGCGCGACGAACGGCAGCAACAGTTGCTCCTGACCCAGGAGCAAACGGCCCGCTCCCTACGCAATGCCATTGCCCAGTGGGAAGCCGACCACGTGCTGCTGACCAAGCAGGCCGGGACGGTGACTTTGCTCAAGGAATGGGTGGTGGGCCAATTTGTGCCGGCCGCCACACCCGTCCTCTCCGTGCTCATTCGTAGCACGGCCATGACGGGGCGCCTGCGCTTACCGGTGCAGGGCTCCGGCAAGGTGAAAGCAGGACAGCGCGTCAATATTATGCTAGACAACTACCCGGCCGAGCAGTATGGCATGCTGGAAGGCCTTGTGGCCCGGGTGGCTCCCCTGCCACACGGCAACTCCTACGACGTCATAGTAAAGCTCCCGTCCCAATTGGTTACAACCTACCGCAAGCCCATAGCCTTTAAGCAGCAGTTGCAGGGCAGGCCGAAATCATTACCGAGGATTTATCTTTATTACAGCGCGTATTCTATCAATTCCGGGGCTGTGGCAGTAAGCCGGAAAGCTGTTCTTCTCTACTTACACCAGGGTCAGAAGCTATGCGTATTCAGGAGCTAA
- a CDS encoding alpha/beta hydrolase, producing MAEKTNAVFVSVAYRQAPENKFPTAHNDSFAAYQWVLKNAASIKGDPKRVAVAGESAGGNLAAAVCMMARDKGVMQPKHQLLVYPIADYSMNTESYQKNAQAKPLSKPFMGWFFKHYLRTPADGNSPLISLVKAPNVKGLAPATVITAGIDPLMSEGKAYADKLQAAGIAVKYQNYDNVTHEFFGMGAVVPQAKEAQDLAAGELKNALK from the coding sequence CTGGCCGAGAAAACCAACGCTGTTTTTGTTTCGGTGGCTTACCGGCAGGCCCCGGAAAACAAGTTTCCCACGGCGCATAACGACTCGTTTGCGGCCTATCAGTGGGTGTTGAAGAATGCGGCCTCCATCAAGGGTGACCCTAAGCGGGTAGCCGTAGCCGGCGAAAGTGCCGGCGGCAACCTGGCCGCGGCCGTTTGCATGATGGCCCGCGACAAAGGGGTGATGCAGCCCAAGCACCAGCTGCTGGTATACCCCATTGCCGACTATAGCATGAACACGGAGTCGTACCAGAAGAATGCCCAGGCCAAGCCCCTGAGCAAGCCCTTCATGGGCTGGTTCTTCAAGCACTACCTGCGCACCCCTGCCGACGGCAACAGCCCGCTGATTTCGCTGGTAAAAGCTCCGAATGTAAAAGGCTTGGCACCAGCCACGGTCATCACAGCCGGCATCGACCCACTGATGAGCGAAGGCAAGGCCTATGCCGACAAGCTGCAGGCCGCTGGCATTGCCGTCAAGTACCAGAACTACGACAACGTAACGCACGAGTTCTTCGGAATGGGTGCCGTGGTGCCCCAGGCCAAGGAAGCCCAGGACCTGGCCGCTGGCGAACTAAAAAACGCGCTGAAGTAA
- a CDS encoding BamA/TamA family outer membrane protein: MYARALVFLLLGSWLLCGWPGAARAQTPTLPVPNQPGLTTPAPPATARPDSSARTRAGRNASRTVIRLATEAADQAVLRRYRYRTTVPDSLTAFHEVRDLVLALQAASYLTASADNMRWSHDTLRVQLYVGEKFRWARLRNGNLGDGLMTRAGYREKFFNRTPFEPNEWHKLQQNILAEAENQGYPFAAVRLDSLELRGADISGRVVLDRGRLVVFDSIQIVGKTKTKKRFLTKYLQIFPNQPYNQQRVDAATRLLRQLPYLQVQAEPEVRFSQGKARLYLLLEDRPSNQFDAIVGVLPNPSPGVGQKKLQLTGDVNINLRNLSGGGKQVGLQWRKLDVASQQLAAHYVHPNFFGTPLELGANFELYKQSNSFLTVQPRLQVTYPTVRAGRISFFTERRSSRLLADTARNLKELDVLPDNIDSQYNSYGLDYNWNSLDDLLFPRRGFLAAGQAAVGTKRITKNADLEDSLYNRVPLQTTQITLGLRLERYFRVGRNGVLLTRLRGQSLVNERLFLNDMFRIGGLATLRGFNEYAFYANTYGIGTAEFRQFTGADSFVFLFVDQAYLRRDLQNDKTSEAPTGLGAGLSFRTGAGLFQFVYSVGRSENQRMSLSNSKIHFGIISRF, from the coding sequence ATGTACGCCCGTGCCCTCGTTTTCCTGCTGCTTGGCAGCTGGCTGCTCTGCGGCTGGCCGGGCGCAGCGCGGGCCCAGACGCCGACGTTGCCGGTGCCCAACCAGCCGGGCCTGACTACGCCCGCCCCACCCGCCACCGCCCGGCCCGATTCCAGCGCCCGAACCCGGGCCGGGCGCAACGCCAGCCGGACGGTTATCCGCCTGGCAACCGAAGCTGCCGACCAGGCCGTGCTGCGCCGCTACCGGTACCGCACCACCGTCCCCGATTCCCTGACTGCCTTCCACGAGGTGCGGGACTTGGTACTGGCTCTGCAAGCCGCTTCCTACCTGACGGCCTCGGCCGACAACATGCGCTGGAGCCACGACACGCTGCGGGTGCAGCTGTACGTGGGCGAGAAGTTCCGCTGGGCCCGCCTGCGCAACGGCAACCTCGGCGACGGGCTCATGACCCGGGCCGGATACCGGGAAAAATTCTTTAACCGCACTCCCTTCGAGCCCAACGAGTGGCATAAACTTCAGCAAAACATCCTGGCCGAAGCCGAAAACCAGGGCTACCCGTTTGCCGCCGTCCGCCTGGACTCCCTGGAGCTGCGCGGAGCCGATATCAGCGGGCGGGTGGTGCTGGACCGGGGCCGGCTGGTGGTGTTCGACTCGATTCAGATAGTAGGCAAAACCAAGACAAAGAAGCGGTTTCTGACCAAGTACCTGCAGATATTTCCGAACCAGCCCTACAACCAGCAGCGCGTGGACGCGGCAACCCGCCTGCTGCGGCAGCTGCCGTATCTGCAGGTGCAGGCCGAGCCCGAGGTGCGGTTTTCCCAGGGCAAGGCCCGCCTGTATCTGCTGCTGGAGGATAGGCCCTCAAACCAGTTCGACGCCATTGTGGGCGTGCTACCTAACCCGTCGCCGGGAGTGGGCCAGAAAAAACTGCAGCTCACCGGCGACGTCAACATCAACCTGCGCAACCTGAGCGGGGGCGGCAAGCAAGTGGGGCTGCAGTGGCGCAAGCTCGACGTGGCCTCCCAGCAGCTAGCGGCCCACTACGTGCATCCCAACTTCTTCGGTACGCCCCTGGAGCTGGGCGCCAACTTCGAGCTCTACAAGCAGTCCAACTCTTTTCTGACCGTGCAGCCCCGCTTACAGGTGACGTACCCCACGGTGCGGGCCGGGCGCATTAGCTTCTTTACCGAACGGCGCAGCTCCCGCCTGCTGGCCGACACGGCCCGCAACCTAAAGGAGCTGGACGTGCTGCCCGACAATATTGACTCCCAGTACAACTCCTACGGCCTCGACTACAATTGGAATAGCCTCGACGATTTGCTGTTTCCGCGCCGGGGCTTTCTGGCGGCCGGGCAGGCCGCCGTGGGTACGAAGCGCATCACCAAAAACGCCGACCTGGAAGACTCGCTCTACAACCGGGTGCCCTTGCAAACCACGCAAATAACCCTGGGCCTGCGGCTGGAACGCTACTTCCGCGTCGGGCGCAACGGCGTGCTGCTCACCCGCCTGCGGGGGCAGTCCTTGGTCAATGAGCGGCTGTTTCTGAACGACATGTTCCGCATCGGCGGCCTGGCCACGCTGCGGGGGTTCAACGAATACGCCTTTTACGCCAACACTTACGGCATTGGTACGGCCGAATTCCGGCAGTTCACCGGCGCCGACTCCTTCGTGTTCCTGTTCGTGGATCAGGCCTACCTGCGCCGCGACCTGCAGAACGACAAAACCAGCGAGGCGCCCACCGGCCTGGGCGCCGGGCTGAGCTTCCGCACCGGGGCCGGCCTGTTCCAGTTCGTATACTCGGTGGGCCGTTCCGAGAATCAGCGGATGTCGCTCAGCAACTCCAAGATTCACTTCGGTATTATCAGCCGGTTCTGA
- the hemW gene encoding radical SAM family heme chaperone HemW, with product MAGIYLHIPFCKQACHYCDFHFSTSMGLKTSLVEALVRELEIRRDYLGPAATLETIYFGGGTPSLLTEAELHTLFEAIYRHFAVSPQVEITLEANPDDLTPTKLRELAASPINRLSIGLQSFHEPHLRLMNRAHSAQESTLAVRHAQDAGFENISVDLIYGVPAPDHRLWEQDMAAAFALNVPHLSCYALTIEPDTVFGRRLRKGSFAAPPDDFVAQQFEMLLTSLPMQGYEQYEISNFCRPGRESRHNSNYWRGVPYLGLGPSAHSFNGSSRQYAVANNPQYVSSVLERGVVPATVETLSPTDRANEYLMTSLRTSRGCDLDYLHHTLGTDLRTGRAAYLRELEHNGWATVRGPSWYSPTGASCWPTRLRWSSSWRRKRRTSPEPAVKRIP from the coding sequence ATGGCTGGCATCTACCTTCACATTCCTTTTTGCAAACAGGCCTGTCACTACTGCGACTTTCACTTCAGCACATCCATGGGCTTGAAAACCAGCTTGGTGGAAGCCCTGGTGCGGGAGCTGGAAATCCGGCGCGACTACCTGGGGCCGGCTGCCACGCTGGAAACCATTTACTTCGGCGGCGGCACGCCTTCCTTGCTGACGGAAGCGGAGCTGCACACGCTCTTTGAGGCCATTTACCGGCATTTTGCGGTGAGCCCGCAGGTGGAAATTACCCTGGAAGCCAACCCCGACGACCTGACCCCGACCAAGCTGCGGGAGCTGGCCGCTTCGCCCATCAACCGGCTTAGCATCGGCCTGCAAAGCTTCCACGAGCCCCACTTGCGCCTAATGAACCGGGCCCACTCGGCCCAGGAGTCGACGCTGGCTGTGCGCCATGCTCAGGATGCGGGCTTTGAGAATATTTCCGTGGATCTGATTTACGGCGTGCCCGCGCCCGACCACCGCCTCTGGGAGCAGGATATGGCCGCGGCTTTCGCTCTGAACGTGCCCCACCTTTCCTGCTACGCCCTGACCATCGAGCCCGACACGGTGTTTGGCCGCCGGCTGCGCAAGGGTTCCTTCGCTGCCCCACCCGATGATTTCGTGGCCCAGCAGTTTGAAATGCTGCTCACCAGCCTGCCCATGCAGGGCTACGAGCAGTACGAAATATCGAACTTCTGCCGCCCCGGCCGGGAGTCGCGCCACAACTCGAACTACTGGCGCGGCGTGCCTTACCTGGGTTTGGGTCCCAGTGCCCACTCGTTTAATGGCAGCAGCCGGCAGTACGCCGTAGCCAACAATCCGCAGTACGTGAGCAGCGTGCTGGAACGCGGCGTGGTGCCGGCCACCGTGGAAACCCTGTCACCCACCGACCGGGCCAACGAGTACCTGATGACCTCCCTGCGCACCAGCCGGGGCTGCGACCTGGACTACCTACACCACACCCTGGGCACCGACCTGCGCACGGGCCGGGCAGCCTACCTGCGGGAGCTGGAGCACAACGGCTGGGCCACCGTGCGCGGCCCCAGCTGGTACTCACCGACCGGGGCAAGCTGCTGGCCGACCAGATTACGCTGGAGCTCTTCTTGGAGGCGGAAGCGTAGGACGAGCCCAGAACCAGCTGTTAAAAGGATACCATGA